Proteins from a single region of Ziziphus jujuba cultivar Dongzao chromosome 1, ASM3175591v1:
- the LOC107415237 gene encoding photosystem I reaction center subunit psaK, chloroplastic: MATTVATSLPQFNGLRPTISAAPVKSLAAVQPMKRKANGALGARCDGFIGSPTNLIIVTSTTLMLFAGRFGLAPSANRKATAGLKLETRDSGLQTGDPAGFTLADTLACGSVGHIIGVGVVLGLKNIGAL; the protein is encoded by the exons ATGGCAACCACGGTGGCTACGTCTCTCCCTCAATTCAATGGGCTAAGACCCACAATTTCTGCAGCTCCTGTTAAATCCCTG GCAGCAGTTCAGCCAATGAAGCGCAAGGCAAATGGTGCTCTGGGTGCTCGCTGTGACGGTTTCATCGGTTCACCCACAAATTTG ATAATAGTGACTTCAACAACCCTAATGCTATTTGCTGGAAGGTTTGGGTTAGCCCCATCTGCAAACAGGAAGGCCACAGCAGGATTGAAGCTCGAAACAAGGGACTCTGGACTGCAGACTGGTGACCCAGCTGGTTTCACTCTTGCTGATACCTTGGCTTGTGGAAGTGTAGGCCACATTATTGGTGTTGGTGTTGTTCTTGGCCTTAAGAACATTGGTGCTCtgtaa
- the LOC107416869 gene encoding DNA damage-binding protein 1a, whose translation MSIWNYVVTAHKPTSVTHSCVGNFTSPHELNLIIAKCTRIEIHLLTPQGLQPMLDVPIYGRIATLELFRPHGEAQDFLFIATERYKFCVLQWDAETSELITRAMGDVSDRIGRPTDHGQIGIIDPDCRLIGLHLYDGLFKVIPFDNKGQLKEAFNIRLEELQVLDIKFLYGCLRPTIVVLYQDNKDARHVKTYEVVLKDKDFVEGPWSQNNLDNGAALLIPVPPPLCGVLIIGEETIVYCSANAFKAIPTRPSITRAYGRVDADGSRYLLGDYCGLLHLLVITHEKEKVTGLKIELLGETSIASTIAYLDNAVVFVGSSYGDSQLIKLNSQPDAKGSYVEVIERYVNLGPIVDFCVVDLERQGQGQVVTCSGAYKDGSLRVVRNGIGINEQASVELQGIKGMWSLRTSTDDPFDTFLVVSFINETRILAMNLEDELEETEIEGFCSQVQTLFCHDAINNQLVQVTSSSVRLVSSTSRELKHEWTAPSGYSINVATANSMQVLLAAGGGHLVYLEIGDGLLTEAAHAQLEYDISCLDINPIGGNSSYSQLAAVGMWTDISVRIFSLPDLKLITKEHLGGEIIPRSVLLCAFEGISYLLCALGDGHLLNFLLNTNTGELTDRKKVSLGTQPITLRTFSSKNTTYVFAASDRPTVIYSSNKKMLYSNVNLKEVSHMCPFSSAAFPDSLAIAKEGELTIGTIDDIQKLHIRSIPLGEQARRICHQEQSRTFAFCSLKYNQSGTEESETHLIRLLDDQTFEFISTYQLDTFENGCSILSCSFSDDNNVYYCVGTAYVLPEENEPSKGRILVFIVEDGKFQLIAEKETKGAVYSLNAFNGKLLAAINQKIQLYKWMLRDDGTRELQSECGHHGHILALYVQTRGDFIVVGDLMKSISLLMYKHEEGAIEERARDYNANWMSAVEILDDDIYLGAENSFNLFTVRKNSEGATDEERGRLEVVGEYHLGEFINRFRHGSLVMRLPDSDVGQIPTIIFGTVNGVIGVIASLPHEQYVFFEKLQSNMRKVIKGVGGLSHEHWRSFSNEKKTVEARNFLDGDLIESFVDLSRSKMDEISKQMQVSVEELCKRVEELTRLH comes from the exons ATGAGCATCTGGAACTACGTCGTCACAGCTCACAAGCCTACCAGTGTCACCCACTCCTGTGTTGGCAATTTCACCAGCCCTCACGAGCTCAACCTCATCATTGC GAAATGCACCCGTATTGAAATTCATTTGCTTACTCCTCAGGGTTTGCAG CCCATGTTGGATGTGCCAATCTATGGAAGAATTGCAACCCTTGAGCTTTTTCGTCCTCAT GGTGAAGCACAAGACTTTCTATTTATCGCAACAGAAAGATACAAATTCTGTGTGCTTCAATGGGATGCTGAAACCTCTGAGCTTATTACAAG AGCAATGGGGGATGTCTCAGATCGAATAGGTCGTCCTACAGACCATGGTCAG ATTGGGATTATTGATCCAGACTGCAGATTAATCGGACTTCATTTATATGATGGATTGTTTAAG GTTATTCCTTTTGACAACAAAGGGCAGCTCAAAGAAGCATTTAATATTAG GCTTGAGGAACTTCAAGTTTTGGATATCAAGTTTCTCTATGGTTGTTTGAGACCTACAATTGTAGTTCTTTACCAG GATAACAAAGATGCTCGTCACGTCAAAACATATGAGGTTGTTCTGAAGGATAAAGATTTTGTTGAGGGTCCTTGGTCCCAGAACAATCTTGACAATGGAGCTGCTTTGCTAATACCAGTTCCTCCACCACTTTGTGGCGTCCTTATTATTGGAGAGGAAACAATAGTCTACTGTAGTGCCAATGCATTTAAAGCAATCCCAACCAGACCT TCCATAACGAGAGCATATGGAAGAGTTGATGCTGATGGTTCTAGATATTTACTTGGTGATTATTGTGGTTTGCTGCACCTACTTGTTATAACCCATGAGAAAGAAAA GGTGACTGGACTCAAAATTGAGCTCTTGGGGGAAACTTCAATTGCATCTACCATAGCTTATCTTGACAATGCAGTTGTCTTTGTTGGATCTAGCTATGGAGATTCACAG CTTATAAAGCTAAATTCTCAGCCTGATGCAAAAGGTTCATATGTGGAAGTTATTGAAAGGTACGTCAATTTGGGGCCAATTGTTGACTTTTGTGTGGTTGATCTTGAGAGGCAAGGCCAAGGTCAGGTTGTAACTTGCTCGGGAGCTTATAAAGATGGTTCTCTTCGTGTAGTTCGAAATGGAATTGGTATCAATGAACAG GCATCAGTTGAACTTCAAGGTATTAAAGGAATGTGGTCTCTAAGAACTTCTACTGATGACCCATTTGACACCTTCTTGGTTGTAAGCTTTATCAATGAGACAAGAATTTTAGCAATGAATCTTGAAGATGAGTTGGAAGAAACTGAGATAGAGGGTTTCTGTTCTCAAGTTCAGACTTTGTTTTGCCATGATGCTATCAACAATCAACTTGTGCAA GTCACTTCGAGCTCTGTGAGGTTGGTAAGCTCTACTTCAAGGGAGCTAAAGCATGAGTGGACTGCTCCATCTGGGTATTCCATTAATGTTGCCACTGCTAATTCCATGCAG GTCTTGTTGGCTGCTGGAGGAGGccatttagtttatttagaAATTGGTGATGGTCTACTGACAGAGGCGGCTCACGCACAGTTGGAATATGATATTTCATGCCTTGATATAAACCCAATTGGTGGAAATTCAAGCTATAGTCAGCTAGCTGCTGTTGGAATGTGGACGGATATTAGTGTCAGAATATTTTCACTACCTGACCTAAAGCTTATCACAAAGGAGCATCTTGGGGGAGAGATAATTCCTCGCTCTGTTCTCCTATGTGCTTTTGAAGGG ATATCCTATTTATTATGTGCTCTTGGTGATGGGCATCTCTTGAACTTTCTATTGAACACAAATACTGGTGAGTTAACTGATAGGAAAAAGGTGTCTCTTGGAACTCAGCCTATAACACTTCGTACCTTTTCATCCAAGAACACCACATATGTATTTGCTGCATCGGACAGACCAACTGTCATCTATAGCAGTAATAAGAAGATGCTTTACAGCAATGTAAATCTGAAAGAAGTCAGCCATATGTGCCCTTTCAGCTCTGCAGCATTTCCAGACAG CCTTGCAATTGCAAAAGAAGGTGAACTCACCATTGGCACCATTGATGATATCCAGAAGCTGCACATCCGTTCTATTCCACTGGGGGAGCAAGCACGACGCATCTGCCATCAGGAGCAGTCTAGGACCTTTGCCTTCTGCAGTTTAAAATATAACCAGTCTGGTACAGAAGAGTCTGAAACACATTTGATCCGCCTGTTAGATGATCAAACCTTTGAGTTCATATCAACTTATCAACTTGATACTTTTGAGAATGGTTGCTCCATACTTAGCTGCTCTTTCTCAGACGATAATAATGTATACTACTGTGTTGGGACTGCATATGTGCTGCCAGAAGAAAACGAGCCATCCAAG GGTCGTATTTTAGTGTTTATTGTTGAAGATGGGAAGTTCCAGCTTATTGCAGAGAAGGAAACTAAGGGAGCTGTTTACTCATTAAATGCCTTCAATGGAAAACTCCTTGCTGCTATTAATCAAAAGATACAGTTGTACAAGTGGATGCTTCGGGATGATGGTACACGGGAATTACAATCCGAGTGTGGGCATCATGGACATATACTTGCGCTTTATGTACAGACTAGGGGGGATTTCATTGTCGTTGGTGATTTAATGAAGTCAATTTCCTTGTTAATGTACAAG CACGAGGAAGGAGCCATTGAGGAACGAGCTCGTGACTATAATGCAAACTGGATGTCAGCAGTTGAGATTCTTGATGATGACATTTACCTTGGTGCTGAGAATAGCTTTAACCTCTTCACTGTTAGGAAGAATAGTGAAGGTGCCACTGATGAGGAAAGAGGCCGTCTTGAGGTGGTTGGTGAATATCACCTTGGAGAATTCATCAATCGGTTTCGGCATGGTTCTCTTGTCATGCGCTTGCCAGATTCCGATGTAGGCCAGATTCCAACCATCATTTTTGGCACTGTCAATGGAGTAATTGGTGTCATTGCATCACTTCCTCATGAACAGTATGTCTTTTTTGAGAAGCTCCAGTCAAACATGAGGAAGGTGATAAAGGGTGTTGGAGGTTTGAGCCATGAGCACTGGAGGTCATTCAGCAATGAGAAGAAAACTGTAGAGGCCAGAAATTTCTTGGATGGAGATCTGATTGAATCATTTGTTGATCTGAGCCGTAGTAAGATGGATGAGATATCAAAACAAATGCAAGTCTCGGTAGAAGAGCTCTGCAAGAGAGTAGAAGAGTTGACCAGGCTGCATTGA